The proteins below come from a single Poecilia reticulata strain Guanapo linkage group LG5, Guppy_female_1.0+MT, whole genome shotgun sequence genomic window:
- the edem1 gene encoding ER degradation-enhancing alpha-mannosidase-like protein 1 isoform X1 codes for MQWRSIVVGLVVLRLSVSWVLWLAFGLGPEISSGFNFHLGFNLHKLDLLFREEKEADPSAGSWSQRIQAHRYDETATTCAKIGEDSPRRSYLNLFDGNRDEYVRRYRSFPDTLRVKMKDMAKEMFYFGYENYMKYAFPEDELNPIDCEGRGPDVLNPSNININDVLGNYSLTLIDTLDTLLVLGNVTEFQRAVKLVIDTVSFDKDSTVQVFEANIRILGSLISAHILLTDPKHPFGEVGFKDYDNELLHLAHDLAVRLLPAFENTSTGIPFPRVNLKTGVPQDGINETCTAGAGSLLVEFGILSRLIGDSTFEWVARRAVRALWNLRSNETGLLGNVINIQTGQWVDKQSGLGAGMDSFYEYLLKSYILFGEKEDYRMFKAAYESIQNHLRRGRESCNEGEGDPPLYVNVNMFSGEIMNTWIDSLQAFFPGLQVLNGDIDDAICLHAFYYAIWKRFGALPERYNWQLKAPDVLFYPLRPELVESTYLLYQATKNPFYLHVGMDILQSLETNAKVRCGYATLHHVVDKSKEDRMESFFLSETCKYLYLLFDEDNPLHKSDNKYIFTTEGHVVPIDKRFREKQWNDLSPCEEGALAETETSNQPPPSNISNCNRIPEERRYALPLKSVYMRQIDHMVGVF; via the exons ATGCAATGGAGGTCAATAGTAGTGGGTCTGGTGGTCCTGAGACTCTCTGTCAGCTGGGTTCTGTGGCTAGCCTTCGGGCTGGGACCTGAGATTAGCTCCGGGTTCAACTTCCACCTCGGTTTTAATTTGCACAAACTGGACTTGCTGTTCCGCGAGGAAAAGGAAGCCGACCCGAGCGCTGGCTCTTGGTCCCAAAGAATCCAGGCTCACAGGTATGACGAGACGGCGACCACCTGCGCAAAGATCGGGGAGGATTCCCCCAGGAGGTCCTACCTGAACCTCTTCGATGGCAACAGGGATGAGTACGTCCGGAGGTACAGATCCTTCCCTGACACGCTGAGGGTGAAAATGAAAGACATGGCCAAAGAAATGTTCTACTTTGGATACGAGAACTACATGAAATATGCCTTTCCAGAGGACGAGCTGAATCCCATTGATTGTGAGGGGAGAGGTCCAGACGTGCTGAACCC gTCGAACATCAATATTAACGACGTCTTGGGGAACTATTCACTCACACTCATTGACACCTTAGACACCCTGCTG GTGCTTGGCAACGTGACAGAGTTCCAGAGAGCCGTCAAACTGGTTATAGATACCGTGTCTTTTGACAAGGACTCAACTGTGCAAGTCTTCGAGGCTAACATCAG GATCCTTGGAAGCCTTATCTCAGCACACATTCTGCTGACTGACCCCAAGCACCCGTTCGGGGAGGTGGGCTTCAAAGATTATGACAATGAACTTCTGCATCTGGCTCACGACCTGGCTGTGCgcttgcttcctgcttttgagaACACAAGCACGGGCATTCCTTTCCCCAGG GTGAACCTGAAGACGGGAGTCCCTCAGGACGGCATCAATGAGACGTGCACCGCAGGAGCCGGGTCCCTGCTGGTGGAGTTTGGCATTCTGAGTCGCCTGATCGGGGATTCGACGTTCGAATGGGTGGCGAGGCGAGCCGTCAGAGCTCTGTGGAATCTGAGAAGCAACGAAACTGGACTGTTGG GAAATGTCATTAATATCCAAACAGGCCAGTGGGTTGACAAGCAGAGTGGGCTTGGAGCTGGAATGGACTCTTTTTATGAGTATTTGCTGAAATCTTACATTCTATTTGGTGAGAAAGAAGATTACCGCATGTTTAAGGCAGCTTATGAGAGCATTCAGAACCACCTGAGAAGAGG GCGCGAGTCTTGCAATGAAGGTGAGGGTGACCCGCCTCTCTACGTTAATGTGAACATGTTTAGTGGTGAGATTATGAACACGTGGATCGACTCCCTTCAGGCCTTCTTTCCTGGgctgcag GTGCTGAACGGGGATATCGATGACGCCATTTGCCTGCATGCCTTCTACTATGCCATCTGGAAGCGCTTCGGGGCGCTGCCAGAGAGATACAACTGGCAGCTCAAAGCTCCCGATGTGTTATTTTACCCTTTAAGACCAGAGCTGGTAGAGTCCACCTACCTGCTGTACCAG GCAACAAAAAATCCTTTCTATCTGCACGTTGGAATGGATATTCTCCAGAGCCTTGAGACAAATGCCAAAGTCAG ATGCGGATATGCCACACTCCACCATGTTGTGGATAAATCCAAAGAGGATCGCATGGAGAGCTTTTTTCTCAGTGAAACCTGCAAATACCTTTATCTT CTATTTGACGAGGACAACCCACTGCACAAATCCGATAACAAATATATCTTCACTACAGAAGGTCATGTTGTGCCTATAGACAAGCGCTTCAGGGAGAAGCAGTGGAACGACTTGTCTCCATGTGAAGAGGGAGCGCTGGCAGAAACGGAAACAAGCAACCAGCCGCCTCCGAGCAACATCAGCAAC TGTAACAGGATCCCAGAGGAGCGTCGATATGCTCTGCCATTAAAGAGTGTCTACATGAGGCAGATTGATCATATGGTGGGAGTGTTTTGA
- the edem1 gene encoding ER degradation-enhancing alpha-mannosidase-like protein 1 isoform X2, protein MQWRSIVVGLVVLRLSVSWVLWLAFGLGPEISSGFNFHLGFNLHKLDLLFREEKEADPSAGSWSQRIQAHRYDETATTCAKIGEDSPRRSYLNLFDGNRDEYVRRYRSFPDTLRVKMKDMAKEMFYFGYENYMKYAFPEDELNPIDCEGRGPDVLNPSNININDVLGNYSLTLIDTLDTLLVLGNVTEFQRAVKLVIDTVSFDKDSTVQVFEANIRILGSLISAHILLTDPKHPFGEVGFKDYDNELLHLAHDLAVRLLPAFENTSTGIPFPRVNLKTGVPQDGINETCTAGAGSLLVEFGILSRLIGDSTFEWVARRAVRALWNLRSNETGLLGNVINIQTGQWVDKQSGLGAGMDSFYEYLLKSYILFGEKEDYRMFKAAYESIQNHLRRGRESCNEGEGDPPLYVNVNMFSGEIMNTWIDSLQAFFPGLQVLNGDIDDAICLHAFYYAIWKRFGALPERYNWQLKAPDVLFYPLRPELVESTYLLYQATKNPFYLHVGMDILQSLETNAKVRCGYATLHHVVDKSKEDRMESFFLSETCKYLYLKVMLCL, encoded by the exons ATGCAATGGAGGTCAATAGTAGTGGGTCTGGTGGTCCTGAGACTCTCTGTCAGCTGGGTTCTGTGGCTAGCCTTCGGGCTGGGACCTGAGATTAGCTCCGGGTTCAACTTCCACCTCGGTTTTAATTTGCACAAACTGGACTTGCTGTTCCGCGAGGAAAAGGAAGCCGACCCGAGCGCTGGCTCTTGGTCCCAAAGAATCCAGGCTCACAGGTATGACGAGACGGCGACCACCTGCGCAAAGATCGGGGAGGATTCCCCCAGGAGGTCCTACCTGAACCTCTTCGATGGCAACAGGGATGAGTACGTCCGGAGGTACAGATCCTTCCCTGACACGCTGAGGGTGAAAATGAAAGACATGGCCAAAGAAATGTTCTACTTTGGATACGAGAACTACATGAAATATGCCTTTCCAGAGGACGAGCTGAATCCCATTGATTGTGAGGGGAGAGGTCCAGACGTGCTGAACCC gTCGAACATCAATATTAACGACGTCTTGGGGAACTATTCACTCACACTCATTGACACCTTAGACACCCTGCTG GTGCTTGGCAACGTGACAGAGTTCCAGAGAGCCGTCAAACTGGTTATAGATACCGTGTCTTTTGACAAGGACTCAACTGTGCAAGTCTTCGAGGCTAACATCAG GATCCTTGGAAGCCTTATCTCAGCACACATTCTGCTGACTGACCCCAAGCACCCGTTCGGGGAGGTGGGCTTCAAAGATTATGACAATGAACTTCTGCATCTGGCTCACGACCTGGCTGTGCgcttgcttcctgcttttgagaACACAAGCACGGGCATTCCTTTCCCCAGG GTGAACCTGAAGACGGGAGTCCCTCAGGACGGCATCAATGAGACGTGCACCGCAGGAGCCGGGTCCCTGCTGGTGGAGTTTGGCATTCTGAGTCGCCTGATCGGGGATTCGACGTTCGAATGGGTGGCGAGGCGAGCCGTCAGAGCTCTGTGGAATCTGAGAAGCAACGAAACTGGACTGTTGG GAAATGTCATTAATATCCAAACAGGCCAGTGGGTTGACAAGCAGAGTGGGCTTGGAGCTGGAATGGACTCTTTTTATGAGTATTTGCTGAAATCTTACATTCTATTTGGTGAGAAAGAAGATTACCGCATGTTTAAGGCAGCTTATGAGAGCATTCAGAACCACCTGAGAAGAGG GCGCGAGTCTTGCAATGAAGGTGAGGGTGACCCGCCTCTCTACGTTAATGTGAACATGTTTAGTGGTGAGATTATGAACACGTGGATCGACTCCCTTCAGGCCTTCTTTCCTGGgctgcag GTGCTGAACGGGGATATCGATGACGCCATTTGCCTGCATGCCTTCTACTATGCCATCTGGAAGCGCTTCGGGGCGCTGCCAGAGAGATACAACTGGCAGCTCAAAGCTCCCGATGTGTTATTTTACCCTTTAAGACCAGAGCTGGTAGAGTCCACCTACCTGCTGTACCAG GCAACAAAAAATCCTTTCTATCTGCACGTTGGAATGGATATTCTCCAGAGCCTTGAGACAAATGCCAAAGTCAG ATGCGGATATGCCACACTCCACCATGTTGTGGATAAATCCAAAGAGGATCGCATGGAGAGCTTTTTTCTCAGTGAAACCTGCAAATACCTTTATCTT AAGGTCATGTTGTGCCTATAG